Proteins co-encoded in one Desulfovibrio inopinatus DSM 10711 genomic window:
- a CDS encoding nitroreductase family protein has protein sequence MNVKDAIAARHSVRAFSTAPLTDTELKELLEAGRNAPSSLNSQPWRFKVVTDPADLAWFGTSEATRKQGWLSGSAAIIICCADLDTYVKDSQSAAFFYRENDIIQGETMDGIDAYVKREATAEEQAKFGACAMNVGLAVSFMMLRATEMGLGTCWIGMFDEANIKARFGLPAGMRIVNLLAVGHPDEKEIFPKKRKSMDDIVIA, from the coding sequence ATGAACGTCAAAGACGCCATTGCCGCACGCCATAGCGTTCGGGCTTTCAGCACAGCACCATTAACAGACACCGAACTGAAAGAACTGCTGGAAGCTGGACGCAATGCCCCGTCCAGCCTGAATTCTCAACCCTGGCGTTTCAAAGTCGTTACCGATCCGGCCGATCTGGCGTGGTTCGGCACCAGCGAAGCGACTCGGAAACAAGGTTGGTTATCGGGATCTGCTGCCATTATTATTTGTTGTGCCGATCTTGACACGTATGTGAAGGATTCCCAGTCTGCCGCTTTTTTCTATCGTGAGAACGATATCATTCAAGGGGAAACCATGGATGGTATCGATGCCTATGTGAAGCGTGAAGCCACAGCCGAAGAACAAGCCAAATTCGGCGCCTGCGCCATGAATGTCGGTCTCGCGGTCTCGTTTATGATGCTGCGCGCAACAGAAATGGGACTTGGGACATGTTGGATCGGCATGTTCGATGAAGCCAACATCAAAGCGCGTTTCGGACTGCCTGCCGGCATGCGCATTGTCAACCTGCTGGCAGTTGGTCACCCGGATGAAAAAGAAATTTTTCCCAAAAAACGCAAATCCATGGACGATATCGTCATAGCCTAA
- a CDS encoding pyridoxal phosphate-dependent decarboxylase family protein has translation MDNLDVNALFLGPKSENHDFFKRLLDFLMDEHIHWRRNFHPDDAPFVTLPKKRTEFFMQSQDRTEEVLLELSSRLKAKSMPWFSPRYLGHMNSDLLIPAVLGSMATILYNPNNCAFEGSPATTDLELEVGRQLAAMIGYSANSAWGHITSGGTVANIEALWSARNAKSLPLAAREVAPDLVTDWSNHMLRHASMTAILDLVSALREAGKLHDALQRSIRAKGITQLGPTRVFVPQTRHYCWEKAMDILGMGSDALVHIPVRSDFRMDVNALAAQLEECLHRDIPVLAVVAVVGTTEEGAIDEIHHIAALKKAYEAKGLGFFLHIDAAYGGYGRTFFLDKNNTFMTHEAVCAMNETEMDIRLYDEWPDNEVHRAYEAMPEADAVTIDSHKMGYVPYAAGAIVHKDKRILDCVGYHAPYTASGDEDNQLGNFILEGSKAGAAAAAVWAAHKAVPLNVSGHGRIVARSLEAAATFYHNLSTMPPVHAMDGHTYIATALTRPDFNIVAFAFNREGNANLDTMNAINRRVYDRCSYVAGPIYKTDFITSKTSLDHHEYGDSTLPFLERLGIGGKEWQRVGTVFVLRACIMTPFLAEGTTYTAYWQRFLSIMASILGE, from the coding sequence ATGGACAATCTCGACGTCAACGCGCTGTTTTTAGGCCCAAAATCAGAAAATCATGATTTTTTCAAACGATTGCTCGATTTTCTCATGGATGAACATATCCATTGGCGTCGTAACTTTCACCCCGATGACGCGCCGTTCGTCACGCTGCCCAAAAAACGCACCGAATTTTTCATGCAGTCTCAAGACAGGACCGAAGAAGTACTTTTGGAACTGTCCTCACGCCTGAAAGCGAAGTCCATGCCATGGTTTTCACCACGCTATCTCGGACACATGAACAGTGACCTTCTGATTCCCGCGGTCCTCGGTTCCATGGCGACCATCCTCTATAACCCGAATAACTGTGCCTTCGAAGGCTCTCCGGCCACGACCGATCTCGAACTCGAAGTCGGTCGACAACTTGCCGCTATGATCGGCTACTCGGCAAACTCCGCTTGGGGACACATCACCTCCGGCGGTACGGTTGCGAATATTGAAGCGCTCTGGAGTGCCCGAAATGCCAAGTCGCTTCCACTGGCCGCGCGCGAAGTCGCCCCCGATCTCGTGACCGACTGGTCCAATCACATGCTACGCCACGCGAGCATGACAGCCATTCTTGATCTCGTTTCAGCTTTACGCGAAGCGGGAAAACTCCATGATGCATTACAGCGAAGTATACGTGCCAAGGGCATAACCCAATTAGGGCCCACTCGCGTTTTCGTACCGCAAACCCGGCACTATTGTTGGGAAAAGGCAATGGATATTCTCGGCATGGGATCGGATGCACTGGTTCATATACCGGTACGATCCGACTTTCGCATGGATGTCAATGCATTAGCCGCCCAGCTTGAAGAGTGTTTGCATCGTGATATTCCTGTTTTGGCCGTTGTTGCCGTTGTCGGAACCACCGAAGAAGGCGCCATTGATGAAATCCATCATATTGCTGCACTTAAAAAAGCATACGAGGCCAAAGGTCTTGGCTTTTTTCTCCATATCGACGCGGCATACGGTGGATATGGACGCACATTTTTCCTCGACAAAAACAATACCTTCATGACGCATGAGGCGGTTTGTGCCATGAATGAAACAGAGATGGACATTCGACTGTATGATGAATGGCCGGATAATGAAGTGCACCGCGCCTACGAAGCCATGCCCGAAGCCGATGCCGTTACGATCGATTCCCATAAAATGGGGTATGTTCCCTATGCGGCTGGTGCCATTGTCCACAAAGATAAACGCATTCTCGATTGTGTCGGCTATCATGCGCCTTACACCGCATCAGGAGATGAAGACAATCAACTTGGAAATTTCATTCTTGAAGGATCAAAAGCCGGTGCTGCAGCCGCAGCAGTTTGGGCGGCGCACAAAGCCGTTCCATTGAACGTTTCCGGACATGGTCGCATTGTAGCCCGCAGCCTTGAAGCAGCCGCCACGTTTTACCACAACCTCTCTACCATGCCACCGGTCCATGCCATGGATGGCCATACGTATATTGCTACAGCGCTAACCCGGCCAGATTTCAATATTGTCGCCTTTGCATTCAACCGTGAGGGGAATGCAAACCTGGACACCATGAATGCTATCAACAGACGAGTGTACGATCGTTGTTCCTATGTGGCCGGACCAATATATAAAACCGATTTTATCACTTCGAAAACAAGCCTCGACCACCATGAATACGGCGACTCGACGCTGCCTTTTCTGGAACGTCTCGGCATTGGCGGAAAAGAATGGCAACGCGTTGGAACAGTTTTCGTCTTACGTGCTTGCATCATGACGCCATTTCTAGCCGAAGGAACAACCTATACCGCATATTGGCAACGCTTCTTATCCATTATGGCTTCAATTCTCGGAGAATAG
- a CDS encoding bifunctional 3-deoxy-7-phosphoheptulonate synthase/chorismate mutase produces the protein MSEKSNLLTLEELRSRMTLVNETLVENLNDYFTVAGQIGRVKDALGLPYFDAAREAEMISNVVDKNPGPVPDDLLKKIFREIFSVSIEVMMLQKKMGLQVNRLPGMADAVVTTPHAAIGGKRKVLIGGPCAVESRDQMMSIAQHLHGLGINILRGGAFKPRTSPYSFQGLEEEGLRIMRETCDAFEMDMVTEVLSARDVGLVSQYADILQVGTRNMFNYTLLKELGQSQKPVFLKRGLMATIDEFVLAAEYVYAGGNTQVILCERGIRTFENQTRNTLDISAVPILKNLTPLPVIVDVSHSLGRKDIIAPVARAALAAGADGIMFEAHSNPEVALSDCEQQLTPDEVADLVAALGQIAELS, from the coding sequence ATGAGTGAAAAATCCAATCTTCTGACGCTCGAAGAACTCCGTTCCCGTATGACGCTGGTTAACGAGACGCTGGTCGAGAATCTCAATGATTACTTTACCGTGGCTGGACAAATCGGCCGTGTAAAAGATGCACTTGGCTTACCCTATTTTGATGCGGCTCGCGAAGCGGAGATGATCAGTAATGTTGTAGACAAAAATCCTGGCCCAGTTCCGGACGATTTACTGAAGAAAATTTTTCGGGAGATCTTCAGTGTATCGATCGAAGTGATGATGTTGCAGAAAAAAATGGGCCTGCAAGTGAATCGTCTGCCAGGTATGGCTGATGCTGTCGTCACAACGCCGCATGCTGCTATCGGTGGCAAGAGAAAAGTCCTTATTGGCGGGCCTTGCGCGGTGGAATCCCGTGATCAAATGATGTCGATCGCTCAACATCTCCATGGCCTCGGCATCAATATTTTGCGTGGTGGGGCCTTTAAACCGCGGACATCTCCGTATAGTTTTCAAGGGCTGGAAGAAGAAGGGCTCCGTATCATGCGCGAAACGTGTGATGCCTTTGAAATGGATATGGTCACGGAGGTTTTGAGCGCGCGTGATGTGGGGCTCGTGAGCCAATACGCTGATATTTTGCAGGTCGGCACCAGAAATATGTTCAATTATACCCTGTTGAAAGAACTGGGACAGTCGCAAAAACCAGTATTTCTCAAACGGGGCCTCATGGCGACCATTGACGAATTTGTGTTGGCGGCCGAATATGTTTATGCAGGTGGGAACACGCAGGTTATTTTGTGTGAACGTGGCATACGGACTTTTGAAAATCAGACGCGAAATACACTGGATATTTCGGCAGTGCCCATATTAAAGAATCTGACACCGCTTCCGGTGATTGTGGATGTGAGTCATTCTTTGGGTCGGAAGGACATTATTGCACCGGTCGCACGTGCAGCATTGGCTGCCGGAGCTGACGGCATTATGTTCGAAGCGCATTCCAATCCGGAAGTTGCTTTGTCTGATTGTGAACAACAACTGACGCCTGACGAAGTGGCTGATTTGGTGGCTGCACTCGGGCAAATTGCCGAGTTAAGCTAA
- a CDS encoding universal stress protein: protein MDVKTILWPTDLSSVSLQAAPHVLSLSQKYGANVVVLYVAIDLCNYFPAYGNYPSRNIVQEFQSWEVEQAKTKLEGLCERELKACPNVRIRLLQGDPVEEILASVKKENAQMIVLTTRGHGQDKKGMTKELGSTAEMIVKNAFVPVVTVSPEA, encoded by the coding sequence ATGGACGTGAAAACGATTCTTTGGCCGACAGACTTGTCTTCGGTTTCTCTGCAGGCTGCACCGCATGTGTTGTCATTGTCTCAAAAGTATGGGGCCAATGTTGTTGTGCTCTATGTTGCTATTGATTTGTGCAATTATTTTCCTGCCTATGGGAATTACCCCAGCCGCAATATTGTACAGGAATTTCAGAGTTGGGAAGTGGAGCAAGCGAAGACCAAACTGGAGGGTTTGTGTGAACGTGAACTCAAGGCATGTCCCAATGTGAGAATTCGTCTTCTTCAAGGAGATCCTGTGGAAGAAATTTTGGCGAGTGTTAAAAAGGAAAATGCGCAGATGATTGTTTTGACTACGCGTGGGCATGGGCAAGACAAAAAGGGCATGACCAAAGAACTTGGGAGTACGGCCGAGATGATTGTAAAAAATGCTTTCGTACCTGTCGTAACGGTGAGTCCAGAGGCCTAA
- a CDS encoding tyrosine-type recombinase/integrase, with amino-acid sequence MRKNSENTRRRLMPYRMQSGKWRAEKVIDGMRKTKTFETKEKAKKWEASQKVEDWNAPKIQIVTVLEWFNRYLDAVQATGYAQTTYKRKIRAAKLLISHTGEKMNAEDMTPAIAMEVLTKKARAISGGAANELRKELAAAWSWGVKYLGFPKDNPFAATDRFGHDEQRRYVPSETDFWKVVGVSKKDQRDMLLTILYTAARRGEVFRLTWSDIDIDARTVRLGTRKRQGGSMEYDHIPMVEPLAEVFGHMEKAGIYLFTQKNGQPYTTRAPMMGTLCRKANVKPFGFHAIRHLSASIMAKAGVSLPVIQGVLRHKNALTTTRYIRSLGVVKNEIEAAFSTSKGRQKSVFEMKSHIKSHRG; translated from the coding sequence TTGAGGAAAAATTCAGAGAATACACGGAGAAGGCTTATGCCTTACAGGATGCAAAGCGGAAAGTGGAGAGCGGAAAAAGTCATCGATGGGATGCGAAAAACAAAAACATTCGAAACCAAAGAGAAGGCAAAAAAATGGGAGGCGTCCCAAAAGGTCGAGGATTGGAACGCCCCGAAAATCCAGATCGTCACGGTCTTGGAATGGTTTAACAGGTACTTGGATGCAGTACAAGCAACCGGGTACGCACAGACTACCTACAAGCGGAAAATCAGGGCTGCGAAACTTCTCATATCCCACACTGGCGAAAAAATGAATGCGGAGGATATGACTCCGGCAATCGCAATGGAAGTATTAACAAAAAAGGCAAGAGCAATCAGTGGTGGCGCAGCCAACGAGTTGAGGAAGGAACTCGCGGCAGCATGGTCGTGGGGAGTTAAATACCTTGGTTTTCCGAAAGACAACCCTTTCGCCGCGACGGATCGCTTCGGCCATGACGAGCAAAGACGATATGTTCCGAGCGAGACCGATTTCTGGAAAGTTGTTGGCGTCTCCAAGAAGGATCAACGGGATATGCTCCTGACGATTCTTTACACAGCAGCAAGACGCGGCGAGGTTTTTCGACTTACATGGTCGGACATCGACATCGATGCTAGAACAGTTCGACTCGGGACGCGAAAGCGCCAAGGAGGGTCAATGGAATACGACCATATCCCCATGGTTGAACCGCTGGCCGAAGTGTTTGGCCATATGGAGAAGGCCGGAATCTACCTGTTCACACAGAAAAACGGACAGCCGTACACGACAAGAGCGCCCATGATGGGAACTCTTTGCCGGAAGGCGAATGTGAAGCCTTTTGGTTTCCATGCGATCCGGCACCTGTCCGCGTCTATCATGGCGAAGGCAGGAGTATCGTTGCCCGTAATTCAGGGAGTTTTACGCCACAAGAACGCACTCACAACAACGCGGTACATCAGGTCTTTGGGCGTCGTGAAAAACGAAATCGAGGCCGCTTTCTCGACGTCAAAGGGTCGTCAAAAATCCGTCTTCGAAATGAAGTCCCACATAAAATCCCACAGGGGATAG
- the aroB gene encoding 3-dehydroquinate synthase produces MPSTNDEKSAVMEQLRVDLGGRSYDILIGRGLRDQLAADLAARGEGSVCAVVADKNTAPLFGEPLVEELRRFGVRAGMYVIEPGEESKCLATFEWLLHEFKALGLKRHDLVVSVGGGVVGDVSGFAAGCYMRGVDYIQFPTTLLSQVDSSVGGKVAVNLGSTKNYCGLFNQPRQVYLDVSVLKSLPEREVKSGLGEVCKYALMADAELYGFLMENADAILALDDEIMPKVIAWCCHIKSEVVAEDERETTGIRALLNYGHTFGHALEEITDFALSHGEAVAYGMKAAGLLSNKMGILSDEEYEMHHALLSRFGLADKRLHLDVDRFMEAMNADKKAGTDTLRYILASHIGVVEVREDVPLELVQEVVEWLVG; encoded by the coding sequence ATGCCGTCGACCAACGACGAAAAAAGCGCGGTCATGGAGCAGCTGCGGGTAGATCTGGGCGGACGCTCCTACGACATTTTGATCGGCAGGGGACTTCGTGACCAGCTTGCTGCCGACCTGGCTGCACGAGGTGAAGGATCGGTCTGCGCTGTTGTTGCCGACAAGAATACGGCGCCGCTTTTTGGCGAACCGCTTGTCGAAGAGTTACGCCGATTCGGTGTTCGTGCGGGAATGTATGTTATTGAGCCGGGCGAGGAAAGCAAGTGTCTGGCGACTTTTGAATGGTTGCTCCATGAATTCAAGGCTCTTGGTCTCAAACGCCATGATCTCGTTGTTTCCGTAGGTGGAGGCGTCGTTGGGGACGTTTCCGGATTCGCGGCAGGCTGCTATATGCGTGGTGTCGACTATATTCAATTCCCGACAACACTGCTTTCGCAAGTCGATTCGTCCGTAGGCGGTAAAGTGGCTGTCAATCTCGGTTCGACCAAAAACTACTGTGGTTTGTTTAACCAACCACGCCAAGTCTATCTCGATGTGAGCGTATTGAAGAGCCTCCCCGAACGCGAAGTGAAGAGCGGATTGGGCGAGGTCTGTAAATATGCTCTTATGGCAGATGCTGAGCTTTATGGTTTTCTTATGGAAAATGCCGATGCAATCCTGGCCCTTGATGATGAAATAATGCCGAAGGTCATTGCCTGGTGTTGCCATATCAAGTCCGAAGTTGTTGCTGAAGATGAGCGAGAAACGACTGGTATTCGTGCCTTGCTCAACTATGGACACACATTCGGTCACGCATTGGAAGAGATCACCGACTTTGCGCTTTCCCATGGTGAGGCTGTTGCTTATGGTATGAAAGCTGCCGGATTGCTATCCAACAAAATGGGAATCTTGTCGGATGAAGAGTATGAAATGCATCATGCTCTCCTGAGCCGCTTCGGACTGGCCGACAAGCGACTTCATCTTGACGTGGATCGCTTTATGGAAGCCATGAATGCCGATAAGAAAGCTGGTACCGACACATTGCGGTACATTTTGGCTTCCCATATCGGCGTGGTCGAAGTCCGTGAAGATGTTCCGCTGGAATTAGTTCAAGAAGTCGTGGAGTGGCTGGTCGGGTAG
- a CDS encoding methyl-accepting chemotaxis protein codes for MLQSLHFRLAATMLSALVLVTLAANGLYSIELGSLGKDVHQAVISTNPDAVQAARAASQLIEKETSSIVFNSILLSLAIVGIAAVGLGLLIRSNLLKPLEQLTAFATDVAEGNLESRVTGHFIGRLAMLKTALETMLDGMKQALNEAERKANEAERNSNQAREAAAMADKTQRKDEVRREGMLAAGETLENVASSIKNATRELKTEAQGVSQGAEIQSEVIGETADSVDSMLSSIFNVAQLATDAAQAAKDAKDKAENGSSVVLRSVDSINQVRSLTESLKVNMSELGKQAESIGQVMTVISDIADQTNLLALNAAIEAARAGDAGRGFAVVADEVRKLAEKTMSATHEVGRAIQGIQQGAFDNIKNMDEAANAVAEATDLAGESREALTEIVSLSDNASDRVLAIAQASDEQVTASERIKNAIDRISEVSSETAEGMLRSTQTIDQLGHEIEELIKLNGVFKLIGQGTAQDAVEELALHPDTISMQRQPVERLMRHALSEHHFMELLYATDAKGIQFTENIGTAHASSAPAKSVLGSNWTTRPWFRGVMENEDTYISPIYESQASGEYCLTIATPIVVDQKILGVFAADIKVFG; via the coding sequence ATGCTACAATCTTTACACTTTCGTCTAGCCGCAACAATGCTCAGCGCGCTGGTCCTTGTCACGTTGGCCGCCAACGGACTCTATAGTATTGAATTAGGAAGCCTTGGGAAGGATGTCCACCAAGCCGTTATTTCGACAAATCCTGATGCAGTCCAAGCGGCACGGGCCGCCTCACAGTTAATTGAAAAAGAAACTTCCTCCATTGTTTTCAATTCCATTTTGTTGAGTCTCGCCATCGTTGGTATTGCTGCCGTCGGACTTGGGCTCCTGATCCGTTCCAATTTACTGAAACCGCTGGAACAATTGACAGCTTTTGCTACGGACGTTGCTGAAGGAAACCTGGAAAGCCGCGTTACCGGTCACTTCATCGGACGGTTGGCCATGCTGAAAACAGCCTTGGAGACAATGTTGGACGGCATGAAACAGGCGCTGAATGAAGCCGAACGCAAAGCGAACGAAGCCGAGCGTAATTCCAATCAAGCCCGCGAAGCCGCAGCCATGGCGGACAAGACACAGCGGAAAGACGAAGTACGTCGCGAAGGCATGCTGGCGGCAGGCGAAACTCTGGAAAACGTGGCTTCATCGATTAAAAACGCCACAAGAGAACTCAAAACCGAAGCGCAAGGTGTCAGCCAGGGAGCAGAGATCCAATCCGAAGTCATCGGCGAAACGGCCGACTCGGTCGACTCCATGCTGTCCTCGATTTTCAATGTTGCGCAATTAGCAACCGACGCAGCTCAGGCAGCGAAAGATGCCAAAGACAAGGCGGAGAATGGTTCCAGCGTCGTCCTGCGCTCCGTCGATTCCATCAATCAAGTCCGTTCGCTCACGGAATCACTTAAGGTAAATATGTCCGAACTGGGCAAGCAGGCCGAGTCCATCGGTCAAGTCATGACCGTGATTTCGGATATTGCGGACCAAACAAACCTACTCGCCCTGAATGCAGCCATTGAAGCCGCTCGAGCTGGTGATGCCGGACGAGGCTTTGCCGTGGTTGCCGATGAAGTCCGGAAACTCGCCGAAAAGACCATGTCCGCCACTCACGAAGTCGGCCGTGCCATTCAAGGAATTCAGCAAGGTGCGTTCGATAATATAAAAAACATGGACGAAGCAGCCAATGCCGTTGCAGAAGCCACCGACCTGGCCGGAGAATCCCGGGAAGCACTGACGGAAATCGTCAGCCTGTCCGATAATGCATCCGATCGAGTTCTTGCCATTGCCCAGGCCTCGGACGAACAGGTCACAGCCAGTGAACGCATTAAAAATGCCATTGATCGTATCAGCGAGGTTTCTTCAGAGACGGCAGAAGGTATGTTGCGCTCTACCCAAACAATCGATCAACTCGGCCATGAAATCGAAGAATTGATCAAACTCAATGGCGTCTTCAAACTCATTGGTCAGGGCACAGCACAAGATGCCGTCGAAGAGCTGGCTCTGCATCCCGATACGATCTCCATGCAACGCCAACCCGTAGAACGATTGATGCGGCACGCCTTGTCCGAACACCATTTCATGGAATTGCTCTATGCGACGGATGCTAAAGGCATACAATTCACGGAAAATATCGGAACTGCTCATGCTTCATCAGCTCCTGCCAAGTCTGTTCTCGGATCAAATTGGACGACACGCCCCTGGTTCCGCGGTGTCATGGAGAATGAAGACACCTACATTTCCCCGATTTACGAATCCCAGGCATCGGGAGAATATTGTCTAACCATTGCGACGCCTATCGTCGTAGACCAAAAAATTCTTGGCGTTTTCGCAGCCGATATTAAAGTATTTGGATAA
- a CDS encoding DUF7694 domain-containing protein, with the protein MLHRIISSRPATMIAPGWTQIQSPNPRHQAAARKNNVFALASLDLSEIGNVEWLHVSFSRRNMVKISFRDLMRWKNEWFGEETEAIQVFPKVSEMVDMGNIYHLWAPVGRN; encoded by the coding sequence ATGCTCCACAGAATCATATCAAGTCGACCGGCCACAATGATTGCTCCTGGTTGGACGCAGATACAAAGCCCCAATCCGAGACATCAGGCTGCCGCTCGCAAAAACAATGTCTTTGCCCTGGCGTCTCTTGATCTTTCCGAAATCGGGAATGTCGAATGGCTCCATGTCTCGTTTTCGCGCCGCAATATGGTGAAAATATCCTTTCGAGACCTCATGCGTTGGAAAAATGAATGGTTCGGTGAAGAAACCGAAGCCATCCAGGTCTTCCCCAAAGTGTCAGAGATGGTGGACATGGGGAATATCTATCACCTCTGGGCTCCGGTGGGGAGGAATTGA